The genomic window GGCCGAGAATGACACCATCGGACTATCTCTCGGGAGCGACCCGCTGGACGCCCTGCTGCCAATGTGGAGGTACGAGTTGGACCGCCGCCGCTTCCTGACGGCCTCCGCCTACTCCGTGGCAGCCGCAGCCTTACCCCTCAGCCACGTCCAGGACATCGCCTGCCGCACCGAGGCCGCCCGCACCGGCTACACCGTCGGCATGGCCGAAGTCGCCGCCGTTCGCGACATGATCCACGCGTTCTCCGAGATGGACGAACGCCACGGTGGACAACACGGCCGCAGCGCCCTGGTCACCTACCTCCGGGACGACGTCGCCCCGCTGTGCCGGGCCCGGTTCCGCACCGACGAAGTCCGCCAGCACATGCTCTCCGCCGCCAGCCGAGGCGTCCACCTGCTGGGCTGGAAGAGCTACGACGCAGGCCAGCAGGGACTTGCTCAGCGCTACTACCTTCAGTCCTACGCCCTGGCCGCCGAATCCGGCCTGCGCGGGCACGACGGATTCGTGATGCGCACGATGGCCATGCAGGGCCTCAAGCTCCACCGCCCCGAGCACTGCCTCGGCTTGGCTGAGACCGGCCTGAACCGTGCCAAGGGACGGGTGGACGCCCAGACCGAAGCCCTCTTCCGCGTCGTTCACGCCCACACCCTGGCCAAGAGCGGCAAGCGCCGCGCGGCCCTCGCCGAAGCCGAACATGCCCGGACCCTGCTGACCGGTGCTCCCGGTGACGACGTGCCGTTCTGGGCGCTGGCCTGGGGCCCACCAGCCGCGTCGGTGTACTCCCGCACCGCCAAGGTCCACGAGACCCTGGAAGACCACCGGGCCGCCGCCGAGCAGTACGCGCTGGCCGCCACGGCCCGCCCGGCAGACACCTACGCGCGCATCGTCGCCCTGGACCTGGTCGCGGGTGCGGAGATGCACCTCAAGCGCGGCAGCATCGAGCAGGCGTGCGCCACCTGGCACCGGGCCATTGACCACATGGGCGGTGTCCGCTCCGTCCGCACCCGAAAGGCGGTCTTCCGTATGCGCAGCGACCTCGCACGCTTCCGGGCGCGTGGCCTGCGGTGCGTTGCCGAGCTCGATGAACGAGGACGCGACTTCCTTACCAATACCTGAACCAGGCGACTCAACGGCGCCTGGCGTAGCGACGGACGATCGGCTCCAGGTAGTCCGCGTTCGGACCAACCAGATCGGCCAGTTCGTCCGGTGAGTGCAGCAGGGCGATGTCGGCGAGTTCAGGTTCGCGGCCATGCGCGCGCTCGGCTGCCGCAGCAGCGGCGAAGTCGGCGCGTAGCGTCGCTTCGGGAAGGGCCGGGGCAAGGTAGGTCAGGCCGACGCTTCCGTTCTCACCGCGGGTGACGACCCACAGCTTCAGATCCTCGGGGGCCGCGCCGATCCCCAGCTCCTCAGCGAGCTCCCGCGCGGCTTGGCCGGCCAGTGCCGACTCGTCCAGCACCGCCCCGTTCTGAGGAGGCTCCACAGACCCCCCTGGCAGCTGCCAGCGCCCCGGGGCTGCCGTAGAAGGCGACATCCTCGCTGCCAGCACACGACCGTCGTCGGTGGGCTGGACGACGTTCACGAATAACGACGGCAGTGCGGTGGCTCCGGGCACGCGACGCAGGGCGTAGTGCCGGTAGGTGACCCCCACCCAGGAGAGGCGGAGGATACGCGGGCTTGCCCACTCCAATCCCCCACACGCGACCACCGGCCCGTCGAAGAGGGTGGGGTTGGCTCGGGTGGCCATGTCCCACACTCGGTCTCGGGCCTCAGCGATCTTGCGTGGTAGCGGTGGTTCCGCAGCTTCGGTCAGCAGGAGCCGTTCAACGTCGAAGAGGTCAATGCCCACAGGGGGCAGTGTCTCGGTCACCGGCCCATCGTAGAACTCGTTCCAGGCTTGATCAGTAAGTTCGCATCGACGGCCGTGGATGCGAGTTCATGGACGCCCGGCCGGTCGCTGGTCGTCGGTGTCCGCTGGTTTCCGGCCCGGCACGGCGGCCGCAGCCAGGTTCAGACGGGCGTCCA from Streptomyces formicae includes these protein-coding regions:
- a CDS encoding NUDIX hydrolase, with product MTETLPPVGIDLFDVERLLLTEAAEPPLPRKIAEARDRVWDMATRANPTLFDGPVVACGGLEWASPRILRLSWVGVTYRHYALRRVPGATALPSLFVNVVQPTDDGRVLAARMSPSTAAPGRWQLPGGSVEPPQNGAVLDESALAGQAARELAEELGIGAAPEDLKLWVVTRGENGSVGLTYLAPALPEATLRADFAAAAAAERAHGREPELADIALLHSPDELADLVGPNADYLEPIVRRYARRR